A DNA window from Hevea brasiliensis isolate MT/VB/25A 57/8 chromosome 2, ASM3005281v1, whole genome shotgun sequence contains the following coding sequences:
- the LOC110648504 gene encoding polygalacturonase-like: protein MAKQEGSSFLVTILVILFLSSIATAAQYNVLNYGATPAGITDSTEAFLAAWTQACGSINPATVYVPTGRFFLRNVVFQGPCKNNAILFRIDGTLVAPSDYRVIGNAGNWLFFQYVNGVTVSGGVLDGQGPALWACKASGKDCPSGATSLGFSNSNNIEISGLISLNSQMFHVVINGCQNVKVQGVTVSASGHSPNTDGIHVQLSSGVTILNSRIRTGDDCISIGAGTTNLWIENAACGPGHGISIGSLGKDLQEPGVQNVTVKSVTFTGTQNGLRIKSWGRPSSGFARKILFQHAIMINVQNPIVIDQNYCPDNKNCPGQESGVKISDVTYQDIHGTSATEMAVNFDCSNKNPCTGIKLEDVKLTYKNQPADASCTNADGTASGFVQPSSCL from the exons ATGGCGAAACAGGAAGGCTCTTCTTTCCTTGTTACGATTCTCGTAATTCTCTTTCTCTCATCTATAGCAACTGCAGCACAATATAATGTGCTGAATTATGGGGCCACACCTGCTGGCATAACTGACTCAACCGAAGCCTTTCTTGCTGCTTGGACACAAGCTTGTGGATCAATTAATCCTGCCACCGTGTATGTGCCTACAGGGAGGTTCTTTCTGCGAAATGTAGTGTTTCAAGGTCCATGCAAGAATAATGCAATCTTGTTTCGTATAGATGGTACCCTTGTTGCTCCTTCAGATTATCGAGTAATTGGTAATGCCGGAAACTGGCTTTTCTTTCAGTACGTCAATGGTGTTACTGTTTCTGGTGGAGTTCTTGATGGACAAGGTCCTGCTTTATGGGCTTGCAAGGCATCTGGCAAGGATTGTCCCAGCGGTGCCACG TCACTGGGGTTTTCCAATTCAAATAATATAGAAATCAGTGGATTAATTTCACTGAACAGTCAAATGTTCCACGTTGTCAtcaatggctgccaaaatgtgaaAGTGCAAGGTGTGACGGTGTCTGCCTCCGGCCACAGCCCCAACACCGATGGCATTCATGTACAATTATCAAGTGGTGTCACAATTCTCAACTCCAGGATTAGAACTGGCGACGATTGCATCTCAATAGGTGCTGGTACCACTAACTTGTGGATTGAAAACGCAGCATGTGGCCCTGGCCATGGAATCag TATTGGGAGTTTGGGAAAGGATCTTCAGGAGCCTGGTGTACAAAATGTGACAGTTAAATCTGTTACATTTACAGGTACTCAGAATGGATTGAGAATTAAGTCTTGGGGGAGACCAAGCAGTGGCTTCGCTAGGAAAATACTTTTTCAACATGCTATCATGATTAATGTCCAGAATCCCATTGTCATCGACCAAAATTACTGTCCTGACAACAAAAATTGTCCTGGCCAG GAATCTGGGGTTAAAATTAGCGATGTGACGTATCAAGATATTCATGGAACATCAGCAACAGAAATGGCAGTGAACTTTGATTGCAGTAACAAGAACCCATGCACGGGGATCAAATTGGAAGATGTGAAACTAACTTACAAGAATCAGCCAGCTGATGCATCTTGTACCAATGCAGATGGAACAGCTTCCGGTTTCGTTCAGCCCTCTAGTTGTTTGTAG
- the LOC110648507 gene encoding G-type lectin S-receptor-like serine/threonine-protein kinase CES101, translating into MSDRPSDADELKMYSVSSIKAATNSFSLENKLGEGGFGPVYKGELADSQEIAVKRLLQRSGQGLMEFKNVLILIARLQHMNLVRLLGFCIQGEERLLIYETYQSKRVLLDWRKRFGFIEGIAQGLLYLHKYSRLRIIHRNLKTSNILLDKDMNPKISDFGMARIFKANESETNTNRIVGNCNDYMALEYAMEGIFSIKSDVYSFGVLMLEIISGKRSHNIYHYDRPLNLVGYAWELWKEDALEILDPTMSDSAPRDQVLRCINVALLCVEHSPFDRPNMAEVLSMLSNEVQQLPMPKQPAFYVGTTTTNATMASTSGERGGQTYSANGLSLTDMAGR; encoded by the exons ATGTCAGATAGACCAAGCGATGCAGATGAGCTTAAAATGTATAGTGTTTCATCGATCAAGGCTGCTACTAATTCCTTCTCATTGGAAAATAAACTCGGAGAAGGTGGTTTCGGACCTGTTTACAAA GGAGAATTGGCAGACAGTCAGGAAATAGCAGTAAAGAGACTATTACAAAGATCAGGACAAGGGCTAATGGAGTTCAAAAATGTGCTTATACTGATTGCTAGATTGCAACACATGAATCTTGTGCGACTTTTAGGCTTCTGCATCCAAGGGGAAGAGAGATTATTAATCTATGAGACAT ATCAATCGAAGAGGGTGTTATTAGATTGGAGAAAACGATTTGGTTTCATTGAAGGAATAGCTCAAGGTCTACTCTACCTTCACAAGTATTCGAGATTAAGAATAATCCACAGAAATTTGAAGACCAGTAATATATTACTTGACAAAGATATGAACCCCAAAATTTCTGATTTTGGTATGGCAAGGATTTTCAAGGCAAACGAATCTGAAACAAACACCAACAGGATTGTGGGAAACTGTAA CGATTACATGGCTCTAGAGTATGCAATGGAAGGGATTTTCTCTATAAAATCTGATGTTTATAGTTTTGGAGTTCTAATGTTAGAAATTATAAGTGGCAAAAGAAGTCACAATATCTATCACTATGATCGTCCGCTCAATCTCGTGGGTTAT GCATGGGAGCTATGGAAAGAGGATGCATTAGAAATATTAGATCCAACGATGAGCGACTCAGCTCCAAGAGACCAAGTTTTGAGATGCATTAATGTGGCATTGCTATGTGTGGAGCATAGTCCCTTTGATAGGCCAAACATGGCAGAAGTTTTATCTATGTTGAGTAATGAAGTTCAACAGTTGCCAATGCCCAAACAGCCAGCATTTTATGTTGGAACAACCACTACAAATGCTACAATGGCAAGTACAAGTGGAGAAAGAGGTGGACAAACTTATTCAGCAAATGGCTTGTCCTTGACAGACATGGCTGGACGATAA